The genomic interval GCCATCGGCCCGGACCACTTCCGGGAGATGCTCGACGGCTTCCGGATCGTCGACGAGCACTTCCAGAACGCCCCGGCCGAGGCCAACGCCCCGCTGATCCTCGGCCTGTTGGGCGTCTGGTACGGCAACTTCCACGGCGCCCAGTCGCACGCGGTACTGCCCTACTCCCACTACCTGTCGAAGTTCACCGCCTACCTCCAGCAGCTGGACATGGAGTCCAACGGCAAGTCGGTGGACCGTGACGGCAACCCCGTGGAGTGGCAGACCGGACCGGTGGTGTGGGGCACGCCCGGCACCAACGGGCAGCACGCCTACTACCAGTTGATCCACCAGGGCACCAAGCTCATCCCGGCCGACCTCATCGGCTTCGCCCGCCCGATCGACGAGCTGAGCGACGAACTCAAGGCGCAGCACGACCTGTTGATGGCCAACCTGTTCGCCCAGGGGCAGGCGCTCGCCTTCGGCAAGACCGCCGAGGAGGTGCGCGCGGAGGGCGTGGCCGAGGAGCAGGTGGCCCACCGCACCTTCCAGGGCAACCACCCGACCACGACCATCCTGGCGCGCGCGTTGACGCCCTCGGTCCTGGGCCAGCTCGTCGCCCTCTACGAGCACAAGGTGTTCGTCCAGGGCGCGATCTGGAACATCGACTCCTTCGACCAGTGGGGCGTCGAGCTCGGCAAGGTCCTCGCCAAGCGCGTCGAGCCCGCCCTGACCGAAGGCGCCGAGGTTCCCGGCCTCGACCCCTCCACCACCGCCCTCGTGGCCGCCTACCGTGAACTGAAGGAAGTGCTCTGACATGACAGCGATGCAGCTCGGCCTCATCGGCCTGGGCAAGATGGGCGGCAACATGCGCGAACGCATCCGCCGCGCCGGCCACACCGTCGTCGGCTACGACCGCAATCCCGAGGTGTCCGACGTGGCGAGCCTCGCCGAGCTGGTCGACAAGCTGGAGGCGCCGCGCACCGTGTGGGTGATGGTGCCGGCCGGCGCCGCCACCCAGTCCGTCGTGGACGAGCTCGGCGATCTCCTGTCACCGGGTGACACCGTGGTCGACGGGGGCAACTCCCGCTGGACGGACGACGAGAAGCACGCCGAGGAGCTGGGCGCCAAGGGCATCGGCTTCGTCGACGCCGGTGTCTCCGGCGGTGTGTGGGGCCTGAAGAACGGCTACGCGCTCATGGTCGGCGGCGACAAGGAGCACGTGGACCGGCTCCAGCCGATCTTCGAGGCGCTCAAGCCCGAGGGGCCGTACGGCTATGTCCACGCGGGCAAGGTGGGCGCCGGGCACTTCTCCAAGATGGTTCACAACGGCATCGAGTACGCCATGATGCAGGCGTACGCCGAGGGCTGGGAGCTGCTGGAGAAGGTCGAGTCGGTGGACAGCGTGCGGGAGGTGTTCCGCTCCTGGCAGGAGGGGACCGTCATCCGCTCCTGGCTGCTTGACCTCGCGGTCAACGCCCTCGACGAGGACGAGCACCTGGACAAGCTCAAGGGCTACGCGGAGGACTCCGGCGAGGGTCGC from Streptomyces sp. CC0208 carries:
- the gnd gene encoding phosphogluconate dehydrogenase (NAD(+)-dependent, decarboxylating) → MQLGLIGLGKMGGNMRERIRRAGHTVVGYDRNPEVSDVASLAELVDKLEAPRTVWVMVPAGAATQSVVDELGDLLSPGDTVVDGGNSRWTDDEKHAEELGAKGIGFVDAGVSGGVWGLKNGYALMVGGDKEHVDRLQPIFEALKPEGPYGYVHAGKVGAGHFSKMVHNGIEYAMMQAYAEGWELLEKVESVDSVREVFRSWQEGTVIRSWLLDLAVNALDEDEHLDKLKGYAEDSGEGRWTVEAAINNAVPLPTITASLFARFASRQDDSPQMKMIAALRNQFGGHAVEAKK